A region of Bradysia coprophila strain Holo2 unplaced genomic scaffold, BU_Bcop_v1 contig_373, whole genome shotgun sequence DNA encodes the following proteins:
- the LOC119082022 gene encoding pickpocket protein 28-like, translating to MILCVTCSIIVSKEVYNKWQKSPVIVSFAEKYTRVSEIPFPSVTICPETKARSSILNFTQLYNRWMEDGVDALEKEEEENLRKMVAVLQLCSDSLNEELNETGRYNFTDNKIFEIIKEVAPSFDETLVNCKFQNREEHCRDYFEEVITEEGLCYTFNSLEPTQIYREREHRHELFDALDRTKKTIDNWSLDDGYTSLNNRSYPLRVFGSGVRDGLAVTFSLNRSEFDETCRSHVQGFKIQLHMPGVFPQLTKHYFHLPMKRDVLVAVNPHIIKTDEDLVSYGHEVRQCYFSDEKWLQFFRFYTKENCDFECLTNHTLLACGCVRFSMPRTKDTKICGIKKIDCCIRAEDELLRKDDGLLGSNVFDDCNCLPSCTSYTYGVEQSHNIIKSKAECSHCGSIEKETAIVRIFFNKKQFISSKRSKLYGHIELLANFGGLLGLFLGISLLSFVEIIYFFTLRTYLLVKRKILPINSSTDKSKMKSNEKMNGIRSSVLNDPSGRVPLAKKGMALFAQRRRVSSRKDIVREGF from the exons ATGATTTTGTGTGTCACTTGTTCGATTATAGTGTCGAAAGAAGTGTACAATAAATGGCAAAAGAGTCCAGTAATTGTTTCATTCGCTGAGAAATACACACGAGTCTCGGAGATCCCATTTCCGTCGGTAACGATATGCCCCGAAACAAAGGCACGTTcgtcaattttgaatttcaccCAACTGTATAACAGGTGGATGGAGGATGGGGTGGATGCGTTGgaaaaggaagaagaagagaa CTTAAGGAAAATGGTTGCCGTGCTTCAGTTGTGCAGTGACTCACTAAATGAGGAACTCAACGAAACTGGTCGTTACAACTTCACGGACAATAAAAtctttgaaataataaaagag GTCGCACCAAGCTTTGATGAAACTCTGGTGAACTGCAAGTTTCAAAATAGAGAAGAGCATTGTCGCGACTACTTTGAGGAAGTGATAACCGAGGAAGGACTATGTTACACATTCAATTCGCTGGAGCCGACACAGATATATCGGGAAAGAGA GCACAGGCATGAACTTTTCGACGCACTGGATCGTACGAAGAAGACAATTGATAATTGGTCTTTGGATGACGGTTATACCTCTCTGAATAACAGATCCTACCCGTTACGAGTATTCGGCTCAGGTGTAAGAGATGGTTTGGCGGTAACATTTAGTTTAAATCGATCGGAATTCGACGAAACATGTCGCAGCCACGTACAAGGATTTAAAATACAATTGCATATGCCTGGCGTTTTCCCGCAACTCACCAAGCATTACTTTCATTTACCAATGAAACGAGATGTTTTGGTTGCAGTAAATCCTCACATTATTAAAACGGATGAAGACCTGGTTTCTTACGGACATGAGGT TCGTCAGTGCTATTTTTCCGACGAAAAATGGTTgcaatttttcagattttacaCGAAAGAAAACTGTGACTTCGAGTGTTTGACA AATCACACGTTACTTGCATGTGGCTGTGTCCGATTCTCTATGCCAAGAACCAAGGACACAAAAATTTGCggaattaagaaaattgactGTTGCATCAGAGCTGAAGATGAACTGCTCAGGAAAGACGACGGCCTCCTTGGAAGTAACGTATTCGATGATTGTAACTGTCTACCGTCTTGCACGTCCTATACTTATGGCGTGGAACAATCTCACAATATTATCAAATCGAAGGCAGAGTGTTCGCACTGCGGTTCGAT TGAAAAAGAGACGGCAATTGTGCGaattttcttcaacaaaaaacaatttatctcATCAAAACGTTCGAAATTGTATGGACATATCGAGCTATTGGCCAATTTTGGCGGGCTTTTGGGACTCTTTCTGGGCATTTCTTTGCTCAGTTTCGTTGAAATCATTTATTTCTTTACGTTGAGAACCTACTTGCTGGTGAAGCGAAAAATTTTACCGATCAATAGTTCCACcgataaatcgaaaatgaaatcgaacgaaaaaatgaatggaataCGATCAAGTGTGTTGAACGATCCTAGTGGTCGAGTCCCTTTAGCTAAAAAGGGAATGGCACTTTTTGCGCAACGGCGACGTGTCTCAAGTCGAAAGGACATAGTCAGAGAGGGATTTTAA